The genomic region TTGAattaatttcatttattttattattacttttttttttcttatatatatacttttttttaattttttttttttttttttttttttcattttttaaaaattcatCATAATTAAAAGGATACACTACATTTTTGTCATTGCATTGTTTagatatacataaaatattcttttcatttttattaagaATATTAGATTCATTATATAGATGAGTGTTCTTCGACAAAttgttttttaatatattatcgttaatttcattattatgaatatctgacttattttcatattttatattctggattatttctttcttgttttttttttttttatcatcatatttattttgtaacATTTCTACAATGTCAGTTATTTCGATATTTCTTTCATCATTCAATATACGACATAATAGGTTCATATGGTCATTTATCCTTTTTAAATTAGTCGATATAATTTCTTCTTCTCCTTCATGTCTTTCTCCTGAGCAATTCAGAAAATTCTTCCTATCACATCGGGTccttaaaaaaattaacattattatcattaaaatgattttacaatatgtagatgtacaaaaaataatatccATCTTtacacataaaaataaataaataaataaataaataaatatatatatatatatatgtgaaataataaaatatatccCTTCTTTTATATCCTTCTATACAACGAACAAAAATAACTACTACCAAAATTGTTTTAATAGACAATaatttattgttattattattattattattattattcttattatccttttttttttttttttttatatttccttttataCCTTCATCATAACCTTAATGCACCGAACTGCATTTAATCAGTCTACTtcccaaaaaaaaaaaaaaaaaaaaaaaaaaattaaagtaaataatagcaatatatataatacttaAGTTAATTTTCGTAAGAAACTCTTTTACTCATCTTGATATTTCTCAGCTTGGATATTTATAGAAGAAAGCAAAATAGGAAAATTACAAGATATGAGGGaatacacacatatatatatatatatatatatatatatattatatgtatgtcCTTTTTATTGTTGGTGATTTTTAAAGACGCAcaagaataataattcttcaaatataaatctatatatatatatatatatatatatttatttatttatttatttatttatatcttagaattaataaaaaaaattaaaataaaaaaaaaaagaaaaggtaaccccaaataaataattgaaccttaataagaataaatgTACAAGggataaaaaatttttagGCGCATAAATGGGAAcgatataaaaaaaaaatataaatgtataaacatatatacataaaatttatacatatatatatatatatatatatatatatatgtatttatttatttatttatttatttattctttatttttttctttgtcGCTGTCTCCCTCCTTTTTATCAAAAACATTAACATTTggatttatttttcctaAGATGTTGGATATATAACTAGGATCTTGAATTAATGAAGATGCCGATTGCTCCTTTTCTTCACCTTGGtttattacattattattttcatcattgTGTTGAATGTccttataaatatgttcattaataatatctttGGAAGTATCttcaatattttcttctttatcAATTTTAAATACTTTTTCATAactttcattttcttttttttccttgGATGTTTCTAATTTATTCTCgtcatttttatcaaaattatttttataacttTCATTCACAAGAGCAAAATTGtcatcttttttataaaaattaagagaattattattattaccacacgtgttatcattattattattattattattattattattattgttgttgctttcattattattattattattgttgctttcattattattacttgttgtatctttattttctaatttattcttttctGTATACTCCCTTAAGGACAATATTAATGCCTCCTTTAACTCATTATCTATATCTTTCATATTTTCGATTTCTTCAATGGTCGGTAagtcattattattacttgtaatattattagGATGAAGATTACTACCTGTGTTTATGTTATTAGTACTATTCAAATTTTTATCCATATGCTGACTTTCTTCAAGAGATAACTGCATAGCATTTAGTAGCTGATCATCATCTTGAATATTTCCTATATtaaaatcattattatttaaaaatgaattcAAAACAAATTTACTTAAATTATTCTCATATTCTGGACATTCAATAAATCTAcaattatcattattatttacacTCTCAAATAACATCATTAATTTATCTCTATTCTTATCTATATTACCAAAACTTATTATATCTACAGATAtgttgtttttttttaattgcTTCCCtgtatttattaattgCTTTTCATTAACATTAAACGGACTAcctataaataatattatcttcTGATCTAAATTCTTATCCACTCTATGCTTTAAAGCTAGCTGCGCTATTAACAAACTTCTTATTATGTCACATGTACCATCTAGTTTTATATCATGAATACAAGAAAGTAATTGACCTATATCATTCGTTAGAGACACCTtcacttttattttatccCCGGCCATCATTAATATGCCTATGTTGTTTTTGTAGTGTAAGCTGGTTTTATTACAACACAGAACATTCACACAATCGATCTACAAAAGggaaacaaataaaatataaaaaaaaaaaaaaaaaatatatatatatatatatatatatatgtatatatttatttattttcatcaaaACACATTGTACTCGTgagaaaaattatatatttctatatttatGCGCCATTGTCGCAcaatatacaaataaatatatacataaacatacatatgtattcattatatattcaatatatatatcatatattatcattttatattttcatcattcatttttttattttaccTGTGATAAAAATCTGTTAGGGACTATATCTTCATTTCTATTATAATCACTATTATCTATACATATTATAGTAGCTTCGATATTGCtcatttttctttctatttatcaatattaaaaaacaaaaaaaaaaaaataatacaatataatataatataatataataaaaattataaataataataaaaaaaaaaaaaaacaacaagtaaaaaaaaaataaaataaaataaaataaaaaaaaggaaatcttattttatatgcataaggtatatatatattatttatgaaaaaataatatataataaaatattatcctcaataaaaaaaaaaatattacagtacatataaaatgttatattatatatataatatatattaaatatatataatatatattaaaaaatatatattaaatatatatatatatattaaaaaatatatatttttttatattatat from Plasmodium reichenowi strain SY57 chromosome 8, whole genome shotgun sequence harbors:
- a CDS encoding 26S proteasome regulatory subunit RPN10, putative, with amino-acid sequence MSNIEATIICIDNSDYNRNEDIVPNRFLSQIDCVNVLCCNKTSLHYKNNIGILMMAGDKIKVKVSLTNDIGQLLSCIHDIKLDGTCDIIRSLLIAQLALKHRVDKNLDQKIILFIGSPFNVNEKQLINTGKQLKKNNISVDIISFGNIDKNRDKLMMLFESVNNNDNCRFIECPEYENNLSKFVLNSFLNNNDFNIGNIQDDDQLLNAMQLSLEESQHMDKNLNSTNNINTGSNLHPNNITSNNNDLPTIEEIENMKDIDNELKEALILSLREYTEKNKLENKDTTSNNNESNNNNNNNESNNNNNNNNNNNNNDNTCGNNNNSLNFYKKDDNFALVNESYKNNFDKNDENKLETSKEKKENESYEKVFKIDKEENIEDTSKDIINEHIYKDIQHNDENNNVINQGEEKEQSASSLIQDPSYISNILGKINPNVNVFDKKEGDSDKEKNKE